One window of the Mixophyes fleayi isolate aMixFle1 chromosome 6, aMixFle1.hap1, whole genome shotgun sequence genome contains the following:
- the RGS19 gene encoding regulator of G-protein signaling 19 isoform X5: MSRYDRNQPTRNHRSNPCCFCWCCCCSCSWNEDRNRRRRLSRDTKLETVPHCEVCTKPSSEEVYSWAHSFEKLMKNPAGRNVFREFLRTEYSEENMLFWLACEELKKDNGKHSVAEKARIIYEDYISILSPKEVSLDSRVREVINRRMQEPSSHTFDDAQLQIYTLMHRDSYPRFLSSGIYKALMQNISRSSSES; encoded by the exons ATGTCACGATATGACAGGAACCAGCCTACCCGGAATCACAGGTCCAACCCCTGCTGCTTCTGTTGGTGTTGTTGCTGCAGCTGTTCCTG GAATGAAGATCGCAACAGACGCCGTAGACTGTCCCGAGATACAAAGTTGGAGACTGTTCCTCACTGTGAGGTCTG CACGAAGCCAAGCTCAGAAGAGGTGTACAGCTGGGCCCATTCGTTTGAGAAGCTGATGAAGAATCCGGCCGGTCGCAACGTGTTCCGTGAATTCCTCCGCACCGAATACAGTGAGGAGAACATGCTATTCTGGCTGGCATGTGAAGAGCTGAAGAAAGATAACGGCAAGCACAGTGTGGCAGAAAAAGCACGCATAATCTATGAGGATTACATCTCCATCTTGTCTCCAAAAGAG GTCAGTCTGGATTCACGGGTTAGAGAGGTGATCAACCGGCGGATGCAGGAGCCCTCCTCTCACACATTTGACGATGCTCAGTTGCAGATATACACCCTGATGCACAGAGACTCCTATCCACGATTCCTCAGCTCGGGCATTTACAAGGCCCTCATGCAGAATATTTCACGCTCCAGTTCGGAGTCATAG
- the RGS19 gene encoding regulator of G-protein signaling 19 isoform X1, with product MGAVRMRSEALALSLSPGPSRVSRSPGPSLPVPAFSPTRRMCFRKRPGSAAAQIYTGPDPSESPMSRYDRNQPTRNHRSNPCCFCWCCCCSCSWNEDRNRRRRLSRDTKLETVPHCEVCTKPSSEEVYSWAHSFEKLMKNPAGRNVFREFLRTEYSEENMLFWLACEELKKDNGKHSVAEKARIIYEDYISILSPKEVSLDSRVREVINRRMQEPSSHTFDDAQLQIYTLMHRDSYPRFLSSGIYKALMQNISRSSSES from the exons ATGGGGgcggtgcgcatgcgcagtgaggCGCTGGCTCTGTCTCTGTCCCCGGGTCCCTCCCGTGTGTCCCGGTCCCCGGGTCCCTCCCTCCCGGTGCCGGCTTTCTCCCCAACCAGGCGGATGTGCTTCAGGAAGCGACCGGGCTCCGCCGCTGCCCAGATT TACACAGGCCCTGACCCCAGTGAGTCTCCCATGTCACGATATGACAGGAACCAGCCTACCCGGAATCACAGGTCCAACCCCTGCTGCTTCTGTTGGTGTTGTTGCTGCAGCTGTTCCTG GAATGAAGATCGCAACAGACGCCGTAGACTGTCCCGAGATACAAAGTTGGAGACTGTTCCTCACTGTGAGGTCTG CACGAAGCCAAGCTCAGAAGAGGTGTACAGCTGGGCCCATTCGTTTGAGAAGCTGATGAAGAATCCGGCCGGTCGCAACGTGTTCCGTGAATTCCTCCGCACCGAATACAGTGAGGAGAACATGCTATTCTGGCTGGCATGTGAAGAGCTGAAGAAAGATAACGGCAAGCACAGTGTGGCAGAAAAAGCACGCATAATCTATGAGGATTACATCTCCATCTTGTCTCCAAAAGAG GTCAGTCTGGATTCACGGGTTAGAGAGGTGATCAACCGGCGGATGCAGGAGCCCTCCTCTCACACATTTGACGATGCTCAGTTGCAGATATACACCCTGATGCACAGAGACTCCTATCCACGATTCCTCAGCTCGGGCATTTACAAGGCCCTCATGCAGAATATTTCACGCTCCAGTTCGGAGTCATAG
- the RGS19 gene encoding regulator of G-protein signaling 19 isoform X2 → MGIGERGQQMHPLGEQSIGCKYTGPDPSESPMSRYDRNQPTRNHRSNPCCFCWCCCCSCSWNEDRNRRRRLSRDTKLETVPHCEVCTKPSSEEVYSWAHSFEKLMKNPAGRNVFREFLRTEYSEENMLFWLACEELKKDNGKHSVAEKARIIYEDYISILSPKEVSLDSRVREVINRRMQEPSSHTFDDAQLQIYTLMHRDSYPRFLSSGIYKALMQNISRSSSES, encoded by the exons ATGGGCATCGGAGAAAGGGGTCAACAGATGCACCCACTAGGAGAACAGTCGATAGGATGCAAG TACACAGGCCCTGACCCCAGTGAGTCTCCCATGTCACGATATGACAGGAACCAGCCTACCCGGAATCACAGGTCCAACCCCTGCTGCTTCTGTTGGTGTTGTTGCTGCAGCTGTTCCTG GAATGAAGATCGCAACAGACGCCGTAGACTGTCCCGAGATACAAAGTTGGAGACTGTTCCTCACTGTGAGGTCTG CACGAAGCCAAGCTCAGAAGAGGTGTACAGCTGGGCCCATTCGTTTGAGAAGCTGATGAAGAATCCGGCCGGTCGCAACGTGTTCCGTGAATTCCTCCGCACCGAATACAGTGAGGAGAACATGCTATTCTGGCTGGCATGTGAAGAGCTGAAGAAAGATAACGGCAAGCACAGTGTGGCAGAAAAAGCACGCATAATCTATGAGGATTACATCTCCATCTTGTCTCCAAAAGAG GTCAGTCTGGATTCACGGGTTAGAGAGGTGATCAACCGGCGGATGCAGGAGCCCTCCTCTCACACATTTGACGATGCTCAGTTGCAGATATACACCCTGATGCACAGAGACTCCTATCCACGATTCCTCAGCTCGGGCATTTACAAGGCCCTCATGCAGAATATTTCACGCTCCAGTTCGGAGTCATAG
- the RGS19 gene encoding regulator of G-protein signaling 19 isoform X4 → MQGPDPSESPMSRYDRNQPTRNHRSNPCCFCWCCCCSCSWNEDRNRRRRLSRDTKLETVPHCEVCTKPSSEEVYSWAHSFEKLMKNPAGRNVFREFLRTEYSEENMLFWLACEELKKDNGKHSVAEKARIIYEDYISILSPKEVSLDSRVREVINRRMQEPSSHTFDDAQLQIYTLMHRDSYPRFLSSGIYKALMQNISRSSSES, encoded by the exons ATGCAAG GCCCTGACCCCAGTGAGTCTCCCATGTCACGATATGACAGGAACCAGCCTACCCGGAATCACAGGTCCAACCCCTGCTGCTTCTGTTGGTGTTGTTGCTGCAGCTGTTCCTG GAATGAAGATCGCAACAGACGCCGTAGACTGTCCCGAGATACAAAGTTGGAGACTGTTCCTCACTGTGAGGTCTG CACGAAGCCAAGCTCAGAAGAGGTGTACAGCTGGGCCCATTCGTTTGAGAAGCTGATGAAGAATCCGGCCGGTCGCAACGTGTTCCGTGAATTCCTCCGCACCGAATACAGTGAGGAGAACATGCTATTCTGGCTGGCATGTGAAGAGCTGAAGAAAGATAACGGCAAGCACAGTGTGGCAGAAAAAGCACGCATAATCTATGAGGATTACATCTCCATCTTGTCTCCAAAAGAG GTCAGTCTGGATTCACGGGTTAGAGAGGTGATCAACCGGCGGATGCAGGAGCCCTCCTCTCACACATTTGACGATGCTCAGTTGCAGATATACACCCTGATGCACAGAGACTCCTATCCACGATTCCTCAGCTCGGGCATTTACAAGGCCCTCATGCAGAATATTTCACGCTCCAGTTCGGAGTCATAG
- the RGS19 gene encoding regulator of G-protein signaling 19 isoform X3: MGLTYEGYFRTYTGPDPSESPMSRYDRNQPTRNHRSNPCCFCWCCCCSCSWNEDRNRRRRLSRDTKLETVPHCEVCTKPSSEEVYSWAHSFEKLMKNPAGRNVFREFLRTEYSEENMLFWLACEELKKDNGKHSVAEKARIIYEDYISILSPKEVSLDSRVREVINRRMQEPSSHTFDDAQLQIYTLMHRDSYPRFLSSGIYKALMQNISRSSSES; encoded by the exons ATGGGCTTGACTTATGAAGGATATTTTAGAACG TACACAGGCCCTGACCCCAGTGAGTCTCCCATGTCACGATATGACAGGAACCAGCCTACCCGGAATCACAGGTCCAACCCCTGCTGCTTCTGTTGGTGTTGTTGCTGCAGCTGTTCCTG GAATGAAGATCGCAACAGACGCCGTAGACTGTCCCGAGATACAAAGTTGGAGACTGTTCCTCACTGTGAGGTCTG CACGAAGCCAAGCTCAGAAGAGGTGTACAGCTGGGCCCATTCGTTTGAGAAGCTGATGAAGAATCCGGCCGGTCGCAACGTGTTCCGTGAATTCCTCCGCACCGAATACAGTGAGGAGAACATGCTATTCTGGCTGGCATGTGAAGAGCTGAAGAAAGATAACGGCAAGCACAGTGTGGCAGAAAAAGCACGCATAATCTATGAGGATTACATCTCCATCTTGTCTCCAAAAGAG GTCAGTCTGGATTCACGGGTTAGAGAGGTGATCAACCGGCGGATGCAGGAGCCCTCCTCTCACACATTTGACGATGCTCAGTTGCAGATATACACCCTGATGCACAGAGACTCCTATCCACGATTCCTCAGCTCGGGCATTTACAAGGCCCTCATGCAGAATATTTCACGCTCCAGTTCGGAGTCATAG